From candidate division TA06 bacterium, a single genomic window includes:
- a CDS encoding site-2 protease family protein, protein MRTSWKVGRIADVDIRIDSSWLVIFFLVTLSLALFYFPQTYPDWPGWQYWSIGILTSLLFFASVLVHELAHSIVSNKQGDKVRGITLFIFGGVSQISHEPESPGKEFIMAIVGPLSSIGLGIVFGFLWLATSIVSPPFGALFRYLSFINFVLAVFNLVPGFPLDGGRVLRSIVWGITGNLKRATRVASISGQLVAWLLIIVGITLALRGVFISGLWFAFIGWFLHSAAVRGYQQVVMREMLQDVRAEDLMSRTFETIGADLTVEELINEHILKDGRRAFLVEDDGKAKGIICLEDVKSVSPDSRRATRVGEVMTPEGELRTVSPADDGNLVMARLNEKDVHQVPVIDGGNLVGIVCRSDVIKYLQLRSELGL, encoded by the coding sequence GACATCATGGAAAGTGGGCAGAATCGCCGACGTAGACATTAGGATAGACTCGAGCTGGTTAGTAATCTTTTTTCTTGTAACCTTAAGCCTTGCTCTCTTCTATTTTCCTCAGACCTATCCTGATTGGCCGGGGTGGCAGTACTGGTCAATAGGGATTCTCACGAGCTTGCTCTTTTTTGCGTCAGTCCTGGTACACGAACTTGCACACTCTATTGTTTCAAACAAGCAAGGGGACAAGGTGAGGGGCATAACCCTCTTCATTTTTGGAGGCGTCTCCCAGATTTCTCATGAACCGGAAAGCCCGGGAAAAGAGTTCATTATGGCCATAGTTGGCCCGCTTTCAAGCATTGGGCTCGGGATCGTTTTCGGTTTCCTCTGGCTTGCAACAAGTATTGTTTCGCCTCCTTTCGGTGCTCTGTTCCGCTATCTTTCATTCATAAACTTTGTGCTTGCAGTCTTCAATCTGGTTCCCGGTTTTCCGCTTGATGGCGGAAGAGTTCTACGTTCAATAGTCTGGGGCATAACCGGGAATCTGAAAAGGGCCACAAGGGTCGCATCCATCTCTGGGCAGTTGGTCGCGTGGCTTCTGATAATTGTCGGAATCACGCTGGCGTTGCGGGGCGTCTTCATAAGCGGACTCTGGTTCGCTTTCATCGGATGGTTCCTGCATAGTGCCGCTGTGAGAGGCTACCAACAGGTGGTGATGAGGGAGATGCTCCAGGATGTGAGGGCAGAGGACCTGATGAGCAGAACTTTCGAGACCATAGGAGCCGACTTGACCGTAGAAGAGTTGATCAATGAGCACATTCTAAAGGACGGCAGAAGAGCTTTCCTTGTTGAAGATGACGGTAAGGCAAAAGGGATCATCTGTCTTGAAGATGTTAAGTCGGTGTCTCCTGACTCTCGAAGGGCGACCAGAGTTGGAGAGGTAATGACTCCTGAGGGTGAGTTGCGTACGGTTTCGCCTGCCGACGATGGCAACCTGGTTATGGCAAGGCTTAACGAGAAAGACGTACATCAGGTACCGGTCATTGATGGTGGAAACCTTGTCGGCATAGTCTGCCGGAGTGACGTTATCAAATATCTTCAGTTGAGGTCTGAGCTTGGCCTGTAG